Below is a genomic region from Echinicola rosea.
TATTGGTGGTAGGCGGTGGCGGTGGCGGCGGTCATGGCGAATCTGCTGGAGGTGGGGGCGCAGGCGGCTTGATCTATCAGGCTTCTGTCCCTTTGACACCTGGTGAGACTTATCCGGTATATGTAGGAAGAGGAGGTGAAGGGGCTGCTGCAAACCAAGCAGGCCAAAACGGCATGAACTCATATTTTAATAATATTACTGCTATAGGAGGTGGAGGCGGAGGCTCCTATCACACCAACAGCACCCATAATACAGGAAGGTCTGGTGGTTCAGGTGGAGGACATGCAAGTAACTCCTCCTCTGGACCTTCTGGTGGTTCACAGGGAAGTGAAGGAGCTCAGGGAGGGCAGGGAAATGGACAGGCTAGATCAGGTGGCGGTGGTGGTGGGGCCGAGACCCGAGGAATATCCGGAAATGGCTCACGCGGCGGTAATGGTGGCGAGGGAGCTTCTTCACCGATTTTGGAAGACCTATCTGTAAGCGTAGGCATCGACAATATCTTCGCAGCAGGTGGCGGAGGCACTGGAAGACCTGGCCAAGGCAATAACCAAGGTGCCGGCGGAAGCGGCATTGGCGGAAATGGATCCACGGATACGGGAGCAAACGGTCAGCAAAACACCGGCTCAGGAGGAGGGGCCGGTTGGGATGGTGGTGGAGATGGTGCAGACGGAATAGTGATCATACGTCTTCGGTTATCTAGCCTGCCAGTGGAGTGGGAAGCCATTAACGTAGATTATCAAGCCGTCAAAAACAAGGTCCAAGTGGACTGGGAGGTAAAGCAGGATCCATCAACCAGTCATTATGTACTTGAGCGTTCGACCGCTGGAATAGATGATTTTTCGTCTATCGCCAAGATAGACGCTGTAAAATCAACAGTTGGAAGCGTAGATTACCAATACGAAGACCATCAACTACCAAGTTCAGGCGAACGCCTTTATTACCGGATAAAAGAAGTTGGATTTGACGGGAAGCACTCCTACTCAGACGTCTATTCTGTCAAGATCCCCGCTACGCAAAAATCGAAAAACAAATGGCTTATCTATCCCAATCCAGCTTCCGGTCGTGAGATAAATGTATCGTACACGGCCCCTACTGAGAACCTCAAAACCATCCAATTCCGATTAGTATCACCATTATTATCCACCGACTTTGTACATGCAAACGGTTTAAATGATTTTGAAGAATCACTTCAGGAGATTTTTGCACCACTTGAAAAAGGCCTGTGGGTATTGGAAATCAGGTGGGAAGAAAAGGTCGAATACATCAAACTGGTGAAAGAATGACCCTTGGCAAACCGCGAAGTCAGGTTTCATCCTGATGCGACAAAATAACCTCAGCATTACCGGAAATCAGGAAGTGTCTTCCTGAATTAATCTCCTCACACAATATCCGGGTCCTTCGAGGCTGCATTTTTTTGAATTTTCGACCTCTAAGCTCAAAGACAGTTCCTATGGTGAGCTCGTTAAGATAAATGGCCTTGAGACCATTTAATGAAGCATCATACTTTCGCAGCTCCCTATTCAGCCAGAAGTCCGTGCTGGAGCTAGCTTTTGGATTGGCCATATGCCTTCTTAGCGGGATGAGCAAGTCCTTTGGAAACACTTCATCCGTCAAGACTGGCATCATCAGCTCCCTGAACATGGCTTTCCATTCCCGACCGTGCGGCTTTATGCTGGTACCATAGGCTTTGAACGCTCGGTGATGGGCCACCTCGTGGATATAAGTGATCAGAAACTGATACCGATTGAGATTATGGTTTATCGTAATGGTCTGGATGGACTTGTCGGCTCTAAAGCGAAAATCACCCAGCTTTGACAGCCTGACCTTGGATACAGTAAAATGGAACGGCAGCTCCTGCCATAGCCTCAAGCAATACGAAATGGCATTTTCTGGCACTTTGGCCTCAAAAATCTTGACTAGCTTTGATGCGGAACTTGGTTTCATTTGGTGCTAATATAAAAAAAAGCACCGATTGCTCGGTGCTTTGGAAATTTCCATTTCAATAACAGAATTAACCGTTGATTTCTTCGGTCACCTCTTCCACGGTATCTTCTACTGACTCAGTAGCATCTTCTACCGATTCTTCAAGTTCTTCCACTGACTCTTCGATCACTTGCTCAGTTTCTTCCAGCTGAGTTTCGATCGTTTCTTCAGTTTGTTCAACTTCCTTCTTGCCACAAGAAGTGGTCAATACCAGACCAACCAGGGCAAACAAAACCATTGTCTTTTTCATGTATTTGATTCTTAAAATAAGCACGCAAATGTACACCCTTGAAGGATATATTCAAGCGATATAAGGAAAAATATTTTTATTTTTTCTTATAGGTGATTTTCACCGGAACCCCTTGAAAATCAAAATGTTCCCTAAGCCTATTTTCAAGATACCTGGTATATGGTGCCTTGAGGTATTGCGGTAAATTACAGAAGAACGCAAATACCGGATTTTTGGTCGGCAGCTGTGTGATGTATTTGATTTTAATGTACTTTCCTTTCCACGCTGGGGGTGGATAACGCTCGATTTCCGGAAGCATTTTATCATTCAGCTGAGAAGTAGCGATTTTTCTCGTCTTGTTTTCGTACACCTGCACCGCCAATTCGATCGCTTGGAAAATTCTTTGCTTGGTAAGCATGGAAGTAAAGATGATAGGGATCCACCTGTTTTCACCGAGTTTTTCCATCATATCATCCTTAAACTTGTTCATCGTCTTGTGATCTTTTTCGATCAAATCCCACTTATTGACCATGATCATCACACCCTTGTTGTTTTTGATGGCCAGTGAAATCAGGTTGATATCTTGGGCTTCCAGACCGCGGCTCGCATCCACCATGACGATCACCACATCTGAGTCCTCCAAAGTCCTTAAGGAACGCATCACGGAATAAAATTCTATGTCCTCTTTTACCCTCGATTTTTTACGGATCCCAGCGGTATCGGAGATGATAAAATTCTTCCCGTACAGGGTATAGTGGGAATTGATGGTATCCCTCGTAGTGCCGGCTTCGTCCGTGACGATGGTCCTTTCGGTTCCGAGCAGGGCATTAAGGAAAGAGGATTTACCAACATTGGGGCGACCCAAAATGGCGAGCTTTGGTATGCCCTCATCCGGGTTTTCTATACCTTCATCATCAAAATTGGTAATCAACTCATCCAATAAATCGCCGGTACCACTGCCACTGGCAGCGGCAATAGGATAAACGGCGCCATCCCCTAGGCCCAATTCATAAAACTCATTGGCCATAAAAGACCTTTCTTGTGTATCGGCTTTATTGGCGACGATAAATATGGGCTTATTGGCACCCCTAAGTTCATTGGCAAATTCCTTGTCCAGATCCGTCAGCCCATCAATACAGTCCACCACAAAAAGGATGACAGAGGCTTCCTCCAAAGCCAGCTTCACCTGCTTGCGGATCTCCGCTTCGAAGACATCCTCCGAGCCGGTCACATATCCACCCGTATCGATCACGGAAAAAAACTTTCCTCCCCACTGGGCATGTCCGTAATGCCGGTCCCTGGTCACCCCGCTTTCATTGTCCTCGATAGCCTTACGCTGTTCGACGAGACGATTAAAGAAAGTGGATTTGCCCACATTTGGCCTCCCTACTATTGCTACTATATTTGCCATTTTTCTACGCTTTGTAAGGTTACTGATCGTAACCAAATTTTCTTAGTTTGTTTTTATTTTTTCTCCAGTCGTCCTCTACCTTCACATGGGTTTCGAGAAATACCTGCTTGCCAAAAAAAGCTTCCATTGCCTCTCTAGACTGAATGCCTACATTCTTTATGGCTTTGCCTTTATCTCCGATGATGATGCCCTTTTGGCTGGATCGCTCCACAAAGATAATAGCCCTGACACGGATGATCTTATCATCTTCGGTAAATTGATCAATGGAGACCTCAGTGCTGTATGGAATTTCTTTTTTGTAGTTTATAAATATTTTCTCCCTGATGATCTCCGAGGCGAAGAAACGCTCTGGCCGATCAGTAAGTTCCTCCTTATCATAATAAGGTGGATGCACCGGTAACCGGTCCAGGATCTCCTGCATGATCCGCTCGATATTAAAGTTTTCGAGGGCCGACACTGGGATAACCGTATCGGTTTTTAGCCGCTTGGTCCAATATTGGGTGACTTCTTCCAGCGTGTTACCTTTAGAAAGGTCTATCTTATTGATAACCAACAAAACGGGCACCCCGGAAGCATTTATTTTTTCAATGACTTCTTCAATTTCATTATCTGTCTCAAACAGGTCAGTGACAAACACAATGACATCTGCATCTTCCAGTGAAAGGTTGACAAAGCTCATCATACTTTTATGCAACTCGTATTTGGGCTTTAGCATACCGGGCGTATCCGAAAAAACGATCTGGTAGTCAGCATCATTTATAAGTCCAAGAATGCGGTGCCGGGTGGTCTGGGCTTTAGAAGAGATAATAGAAAGCCTTTCCCCTACCAAGACATTCATGAGCGTGGACTTCCCTACATTGGGTTTGCCGATGATATTAACAAAACCAGCCTTATGAGTTTTTTCGGTCATAGAGATATTTTTTTTACAAAGGTACTTGATTTTTCACAAAATGTACGTACCTTTGTATCACAATAAAGGAAACAAGGTATTGAACAAGTCAAAACCACCTTTAAATTAGCAAAAGATAATAATATTTATAAGATATATCGCGGGATGGAGCAGTTGGTAGCTCGTCGGGCTCATAACCCGAAGGTCACAGGTTCGAGTCCTGTTCCCGCTACTACGAAAGGATACTGGAAACGGTATCCTTTTTTTGTACACAAAAATTAAGATTTCTCGCCGGGCTCTTATCCGCCGCGGCGGACACAGGTTCGAGTCCTGTTCCCGCTACTAAACAATTAGTTGATCATTCATGGTCAACTTTTTGTGCTTTATAGGGTTTGTGGTGCAGTTTATAAACCTCATTTGATTCAAATCAATTCCAATTGGTTCCAAATGACTCAAATTTGTCCCCCTTTTAGAACTGTATTGTCACTCAATTTTTATAGGTAAAGGTGATGTGCGAGCGCTTTGTAGGTTGTAAAAGTCAAAGAGATCGTATCGAAATCATTCAAATGGATTTGGATTTACTGAAATGAAGTCTCTGATTTTTTGAAAGACTAGAGGTCAACAGTCAACTATTGTAGGGGTTAAGTTTAGCCAAAAGTGTGTCCTGAAAATTAGGGGATGCTCAGGCAACAGGCCAAGGCCTTCGCTTCAAGAAGGTTGTTCGGCCAATGGAAGGGCAAACCAGAATGTACTTCCCTTTCCCTGTTCCGACTCCACCCCTATTTTCCCATGGTTCATTTCCATGTATTGCCTGCTCAGCACAAGTCCCAGTCCGGTACCTATTTCATGGTGGGTACCTTCGGTGCTCATGTTCACCTCATCGAAGATATGCGGAAGTTTTTCGGCTGGAATCCCTGTCCCTGTATCCTCTACAGAGACCACCAACAACCTTTCCCCACTTTGGATACTGGAGCTAATTATGATCCCATCGCCCTTACCGGAATATTTAATGGCATTGGCAAGAAAGTTACGGACAACAATTTTGACCATTTCCACATCGGCAAAGACAATCCCTGGCCCTGTTCGGTCAAGGACCTCTATCCCTTTCCTTTTTGCGTCCGGGAGGAGCAGCGATATGGTCTTTTCCACTATTTCCTTTATTTCAAACCTGACCGGGCGTGCCGAAGCTTCGGTCATCTGGCTTTTCGCCCACAGGACGAGGTCATTTACAAAAAAATTTACCTCGTTCAATTTCATGCTGATATCATTGGTAAGCATGCCCATTTCTTCCTTGGTGAACATCCCTTCCCGGTACATGTCAACGGTACTTTTCAGGGAGTTCAACGGTGTCTTTACATCATGTGCCACTACCGACAATATCCTGTCCTTGAATTTCCCCATCCTTTCAAGCTCCCTGTTCTGCGCATCAATCTCTTCTTGGTGAAGTTTTTGTATCCTGTTGGTACGGCGGATATTCCGGAGATAGAGAAATAACAACACGACCATCACGACCAACAATATCGATAGCACAAGGATAAAATAGGTTAAATTGCGCTGGCGAAGCAACTGCTCCTGGTGCCTTTGGTTGACTGTCCTTATTTCCTGGCCATGCCGGAACTGCTCCTCGGCCCGCACCAGCTGCGTCCTTACCTCTTGGTTCATCAGACTGTCTCCAAGCGAGGTATATTCCCGATAACTGTCGAGTGCCGCTTTATAATCTCCCTTAGCCGCTTGTATTTCACTTAAGACGAGTACTCCCTCCCTTGTCAAGGTCATATGGTTGATTTTCCGTGCCAGTCGGAGTCCCCTTTGCACCTGAACATATGCCTCTTCTGGTTTTCCTGTCCCAAGCAGGCACTTGGCTACTTTAAGGTCTGCTTCGGCCACTTTTTGTTCGGTTCCCAGCTTCATGGCAATGTTTGCTGCCTCGGCATACTTTTCCATGGCCTCCGTTGGATTTCCCGTCTGTTCCAAAAAGTCCCCTAAGGCCATAAAGGACCTGACCATGCCGGCCCTGTGGCCCAGGTCCCTACTTTCTTTCAGGGCCTTTTCGTAAAACCCAAGGGCTGTTGCAGGCTGGTTTTCCTTGAGGTAAACCCGGCCTATCCTTATATCCAACATATGCAGGAGATCCTTGTAACCTGCACGGTCATAAAGGGCCTTGCTCCGGGCAAAGGACTTCCTTGCTTCCTGCAAATTCCCCTGAAGCTCATGGACCTGCCCAAGGGTCCAATGGTTGCGGGCCACCTGCTTGTCATAACCGTTCTCAGTGGCGATTTCCAGGCCCCTATAGGCCAGTTGCTGTGCCTTTTCGTACAAACCGATGTCCATGTAGACCATCGACAGGTTTATGCACAATACCCCTATTTCCTTTCTGAGCCCCATCTTTTCGGCCCGTATCATGGCATCCCTTTCCACCTCCATGGCCTCTTGGAAGTTCCCTTTTTCATAATGGGCCGTACCGATATTGATCATTGCGACCACCTCTCCCCTTTGGTATCCTATGCGGTTGCTGAACAGGAGGGCCCTTTTTGATATGGCCATCACAGAATCCGGAACGGTACTCCAATACCGATAGGCAAGATGGTTCAGGGTCTTGATATAGGCTGTATCTTTCTCGTAACCGGGTGTTTGCTGAAACTGCTCTACCTTTGTCTGTAGGCTATCCTTGTCCAGCTCCTGTGCGAACGTTGCGGTGGACAGTACAATTTGGACCGCCCATAGGTACCAAGATGCTCTACAATACTGATGCACCATAAAAATGTACATTTTAAATTCCTTGCTCCTCATCAACGATAAATGAACGATAACCTTAAAAAACCATAATTTACCCATAAAAACAATTTCAGGGAGTATCTCTTTGCCAACTTTGGTTGCGAGCTGTTAATATTTATGCAAAAGGGCTCCCCTTCCTTCCGACGATCCAATGATGGAAAGCGTCCTCTGGAGACCAAAGATTGCTTTACAGGTGGCCTTTTCCATTCCCTGACCTTTCATCATCGGGACTTATTTTACCATGCCGGTGCCCCTTACTGTTTTTTATTTCCACCACCATTCCAAAAAAAGGTTCAAGACACCAAATACGGGTCTTTATCGTTTCCTGATGATCAGGCCTGCAAGGCCGGGACTGTCCAGCATCCGGCCCAATTCCGACTCTATCATTTCGCTGACCTCTGATTTGATCCTTTTGTAACTATTGGCCACTTCGTGATCCTTCAATTTCCTGCATGGGGGAATGGGCCGGTAACGGTTAGGTTGATATAAAAAATCGTAGCACTCCACTTTCCCAAGATTCCTGTACTTTCGGTAGAACTGGTAGGAGTAATTTGTTTTTTGATCAGTTTTTCCAGCTTTTTGCTGACGTGGACAGGTGTGGACATAACGGATCGGTTTGAACTGTAAAGATGGGTTTTTTTAAGATTTCTCTGGGTTGGTTGGGGCTTTCCTACGGCCAGGCTATCCACTCCCATTCTTTCTCTTTTAATAGAGAAAGGATTTCCGCTACTATCCTTAAGCCATATTCCCCGTTTCGCCCACTCCTTCCATTCCGATCATTCGCACCATTTTTTAAATGACAGCTCTTTCCTCTCCATTTCAAGAGAGGGCTTTCACTCCCCACGGCTACCGCTTTACTCCACTTAGCCTTTATCCTTTACCCGGCAAGCCTGGGGAATAGGACGGCCGTTACGTAAAGCCGTAGCCTGAGCCTCCTTTAGGGGGGCAAGCCATTTTGCGCTTTTCTTTCCTTTCATCAGGGGGCGTTTTTCTTCTGAGGGGGTTGTCTGATCCGTTCCAGATTTTTACTGGCGTCAAGTCCGCCCAACCAAGCAAAGGTGAAACCCAGAACCTGGGACCGTCAAAAATTCGCTACGCCCTGAAGTGAAAAAGGCGGTTTCCTACGGACTGCCTCCGACTTTTTTATTCAGGCTTTTGCCTTACACAGAACCCGGTTTTCGATAGACGCTTGTCGGTCGGAACCTCAACACCAGTGGATAAAAAAATGTCACTACTCAGTCAAATATTCCCACTCTCCCAGAAAAACAAAGCTCCCCTGACTCCAGGGAAAAGCGCTGAAAGTGTCGGGTCGAGTTGCCTTACATCCTTGGATATGAGAGCGGGTTTTTGGGCAATGACAAGTTCCTTTTTATCACTTAAAATCCTATCAAAATGAAAGCATGGGAAAATTTCAACAAACTAGCAGAAACGGTAACCAATGAAATTATCGAGGGAATTCAATCTGACAATCTTACCTGGGAAAAAGTCTGGAATCCCAGAAACGCACCGAAAAATTACGCTTCAAACCGACCCTATTTAGGATTTAATGCCCTTTGGCTTGCGTGGGTAACTACTTCCAAAAATTTCTCCAGTCCCTATTTCCTTACCTTCAAACAGGCCAAGCAACTTGGTGGAAATGTCAAGAAAGACCAAAGAGGGACAAAGGTTGTATTCTGGAAGATTTCCAAATATGTAAAAGGACAAACTACCAACATGGAAGGAGAGGACGAAGAGGTTTATGGTAAAAAATTCACCCCATTTATCTGGGCCGTTTTCAATATCGACCAAATTGAGGGAATTGATTTTGAGATCAAAGAATCCGAGGAAAAAGCCTTTACTCCAATTGAGGCCTGTGAGCAAATAATCTCAGGGTTTGCGGATTGTCCTAATATTGTCCATGAAGGTGATGAAGCTTTTTACAGCCCTTCAATGGATTATATCAATATGCCAGAAAGGGAGGCTTTCAAAGCAGAAGAGCAATACTATTCCGTTCTTTTTCATGAAGCAGTTCACTCGACTGGTCATTCATGCAGATTAGGTAGATTTTCAGAAAGACCTGCTTTAGCAGGCTTCGGCTCAGTGGAATATTCGAAAGAAGAACTGATAGCAGAAATGGGAGCCAGTTATTTGAATGCATTTGCAGGTATTAAGGATGCCAATTTCAAGAATTCTCTGGCATACATGAAAGGTTGGTTGAAGCCACTTAAGGATGATCCAAAAATGCTGATCTATGCAGCCCAAAAAGCCCATCAAGCAGCCAATTACATTTTAGGAATTGAATCAGAAGGGGAGGAGTGATCTTCCCTTTTTTTGCTATAATGGATTTTGGCAGATTAATACCTGATTAATCAAACCCGTTTTGTCAATTGCTTTTTCAAGTTGAAAAAAAAATCTATTACTGAAATCACAGAAGAATATGCTGAAACCTTTTTTTATTTTAAATTATTCAACTTGTTTCCTGTAATTTTTGATTTTTTTGTATTCAGTGAATTTAAAAGTGCTCTTTGAGCTTCATGAAACCTTGTTTTTTCTACAATATCAGAATCAACTATCACTCCGTCTATGTATACAGTGTCTTGAACAGAAGTAAAATACATTTTCACTTCTCCAATTCCAGATAAATCAACTACCGTCCATTTATAGTTATCTAAATCAGTATTCTTTGGATAATATGGTTTTTGAGAAATTCGATTAGCTTCTGCTAAATTGTCTGATTTTTTAATTAGATGGTTTTTTAAGTTTTGTACTTGTTCTTGGGTAAAGTAGCTCATGTGTAGTAGTAAACTTTAAGATTATTATGAGGCTATTTTAATAATCAAAAAATACTCTTCCAAATAATAACCAAGAAATTCTATTTTTAAAGAACTAAAACATCTATTAACTTTAGTTTTATATGGAGGCAGGCTACATTAGGATACCTAACGGTAACCAGCTTGCGACTAGATAACAGATCTCACAAACTCGCCTACTAAAGGCTTTCACCCACTCGAATATTTTGGTATCTTACATTCGAGATGTCCATGCTGAGCAGATACATTATTATGATATCATAGCCACATGAGGCAAACCCACAAAATATAATTACGATTCATACATTAAGCGTTAGCAATAATTATTTCAAGAACATAATGAGCCACAAGTCTTACGAAAATCTTAGTTCCAATACTTTTTTTCACTTCACTAATTCAAAGGAGAACTTAGTGAGCATTTTACAAAGAACATTCGAACCTAGATATTGCCTCGAACGAACTGACTATTTAACTGGTGACATGAAAATGGAAATGGCTTATCCGATGGTCTGCTTTTGTGACATTCCTCTCTCCAAACTTAAAAGACATATAGGAACTTATGGAAACTATGGAATTGGATTAGCAAAAAATTGGGGATTTAAGAAAAATTTAAGTCCTGTAATCTATACCAAACAAAAGGCTAGAACCGCTTCTAATTATGAAAAACTCATAAAATGGTATAGGCAAAATTTTGATGAAGGAAGTAAAAATTCTAAGGAGAAAAAATTTCGTCAACTTTTCTCTGACTTTCTAATGTTTACTAAGCCGTATTCTGGAAAGATGTTTAAAAATGGAAAAAATCAATTTACACGATTTTATGATGAGCGGGAATGGCGTTGGGTCCCTAGAATTACCAATAAGGATATTTGGACTCACTTAGGTAAGGAACAATTTCTTAATAAGGAAATTAAAGATAAGGCCGATCTAATGGTCTCTGAGCTTTACCGTCTACACTTTCAACCAAAGGATATTAACTATCTGATACTTAACACCGAAGAAGAGATCGATGATTTCATTCAATCTATAGAGCAAATAAAAGAAAAATTCAATAAGCGAACGATTAAGAAATTAACAAGTAGGATCATAACGCGCCAACAGATAATATCTGACTTTTAAAGATATTGCTAACAGGTGATATTGTTTCATTAAATTAGTGCTGTTTATAAAGAACAAGGCTTCTCAAGTTGTTCTGCTCCGTGGCGTATACGAAAGAAGAGTTGACAGCCGAAATGGGAGCTAGTTTCTTGAATGCATTTGCCGGAATCAAAGATGCCAATTTTAAAAATTCCCTGACTTACACGAAAGGTTGGCTGAAGCCACTGCAAGATGACCCAAAAATATTGATCTATGCAGCCCAACAAGCCGCAAATTATATTTTAGGAATTAAAATAGAAGGGGAGGAGTGATATCCCCTTTTTTGCGATTCAGGATTTTTGTAGAATAAACACTGTTTGTTCAAAACCGTATGATCTTAAACTATGGAGCCGCTGTTAATTGTTATAGTTTTTCTTAGTATCGGATTCTTGCTTTCCCTGATCCAGGATGCACATTTAAAAAATCCCTTTTTATCAAAAATGGGCTTTAAGCTAGTCACCTTTGGGTCGTTCTACTTTTTTCTGTTGGGATCTTTTACCTCTCTGAAATTTCTTTTTGGATTCTAAAGCTTATCCAGAATTTCTCGGATCAATCGCTCTTTGTCCAGCTCTTTTTTTCTTTTTGATCGAATGCTCAGGATGTAAATAATCCATATTCCCCAGGCTACAGCAAAAAGAGGAAAGGGATTTTCCGCACCCAACGCCCCGATCATCGCGATAAAGCTGATGAAAAGTGTTCCTAAAAATTTTATTACTGACCACATAATCAGTGAGTTTTGTGATTGACTAGTTTACTCATTTATGGTTAGGATTCAAAGCTGCTGGGTTTAAAAACTGCAATAGTGGGCAGATTTCATAAAAAGAAGTTGGTACTAAAGTGTTTATCAAAGCTCTAGTTACAACGACACGTATAGCTAGCTTTGCTTAATTGGTGTTGGTAATTATATTTTTGAATTACACAAACGAACCATTTACACACAAAATAAATTTGATTTGTGATTTTTTTTCAAAATATGAATTGACAACATGTATGAAATCGCCAAGTTAAAATTTGTAAAATACCCTAAATCAGGTATTTTTTTTGTTCTGTAGATATCTTATTTTTAATATGATATAGTCAGTTGTACTTGCTTACAAATTATTAATAAACAATTGTAAATGGATAATTGGGCTTGAATTAACTAAAATGAACATTTATGAAGAATGGAATATAAGGGGTGTTTAAGCAATGTTTATGTACACTCGTTGGACAAAGTATAAAAAAGACAAATCAATTATAAAAATCAAGCAACATGAATTCAATCAAAAAATTCCTTTTAACTGTATCACTATCATTGAGTTGTCTGACTTCATACTCTGCTACATTTGAATTTAGATTTGACTACGGAATTGGAATGGACATCGATCAGGCTTCTCTTTGTTTTTACCAACTAAAAGATAATTCTGGCGTACTATCGGATAAAATCCCATTAAATATATCTAATGGAAAAGTCATACCCATAAAACTTAGTAGGAGAAGAATTAAAGAGATCATTTTTAGCGGCTACTATCTTGACTCAGAACTTAACAAAAGAAAAAGTTTTCTTGGGATCTCAAGACCAATTGAAAACTTGAACAGAAGGGATGTAAATAGTATTTTAATTATGGCTGCAACCAAAGATGATGACAATTTCACACCTGTTGCAGAACTATTTCGAATAATGTCCAATAAAGAATACAATAAGCTTCTTGACCGAAAAAATAATGAAATTTATGGTGATGCAAGTACATTTCCAATTGGAAGATTTATCCTACATAACCCTGATCAGAACAAATCAAAAGACGTAATTCCAATGCCTTTCACTGCTGCCCCATTCGTCCAAAATTCAAGAGCCATTTATGATCATTATATTCTCCGTAAGCAACTAGGTGTAGATTTTAATGCGGGTTACCAAAAATTAAATGTTGCTACCCAAAATGACAAGCAACAATTTATTGAGTACTCCGTAAAAATAGATACAATGCGTGTCCTCAATTGGGTTTCCCCAGAAGGCGAGATGAAATTTCTTTATGATCAGGTGAATAAAGGCAACCTAGACTGGCTCCATTCTGACCTATCCAGTAATCAGAACTGGAAGTTATATTTTGTCAGTTCATGTATAGAGATTAAAAACTTTATGATTTCGTCACAAGTGTTTGACAGTTTAGCTTCAGCTACAAACCTAAATGTAAACATTCCTGCTAATGCTTCGGATTTGACCATTAAAGCTGGTGTAGTTTATGGCAAATACGAAGGTTCTCAAAACACTGATCACACTTTTCATTACTACACAGGCTTCAATGTCAGAGATTACACTAAAAACATCAAAGACTTTCTGGCTCACAAATCACTCCAGGATCGTGTAAACGATGCCCAAGTTGATTTGGAAAATATGGAAAAGCAAACATTACAATTGTATGCAGATTTAAGAAAGTTAGATTCATCCATCATTGAATTTGGCTCCACTGACTTAATTGTACGATTCTTCGAGAAGGTAGAACCCAAAACTTATATGGAATTGCCAGATTCAGCTGATTTAAATCAAACACAGCAAATTGAATTAGTAAATGGAAAAATAAGGAACTATAACATAGCACTTGAGATATTTAAGGAAAAGA
It encodes:
- a CDS encoding glycine-rich domain-containing protein, whose amino-acid sequence is MSILTDRFKCTAFYFYLSFMVVGWLFIMANESQAQCSNTITIPSGSSEINIELELTEVITYNTYCPNGFEYRVRIDYNVSFTGPTPTLWTLQGYLICDDGTELDENYFDLPEGGGSGTVLAAQSDWYTCYSNPPHPSPADLGCFNFRLVIQGPEIDENYREITEGVCENPNSCVEVVQVSELERLYIYRCDGPFTAPAEFDDAEVLVVGGGGGGGHGESAGGGGAGGLIYQASVPLTPGETYPVYVGRGGEGAAANQAGQNGMNSYFNNITAIGGGGGGSYHTNSTHNTGRSGGSGGGHASNSSSGPSGGSQGSEGAQGGQGNGQARSGGGGGGAETRGISGNGSRGGNGGEGASSPILEDLSVSVGIDNIFAAGGGGTGRPGQGNNQGAGGSGIGGNGSTDTGANGQQNTGSGGGAGWDGGGDGADGIVIIRLRLSSLPVEWEAINVDYQAVKNKVQVDWEVKQDPSTSHYVLERSTAGIDDFSSIAKIDAVKSTVGSVDYQYEDHQLPSSGERLYYRIKEVGFDGKHSYSDVYSVKIPATQKSKNKWLIYPNPASGREINVSYTAPTENLKTIQFRLVSPLLSTDFVHANGLNDFEESLQEIFAPLEKGLWVLEIRWEEKVEYIKLVKE
- a CDS encoding SprT-like domain-containing protein codes for the protein MKPSSASKLVKIFEAKVPENAISYCLRLWQELPFHFTVSKVRLSKLGDFRFRADKSIQTITINHNLNRYQFLITYIHEVAHHRAFKAYGTSIKPHGREWKAMFRELMMPVLTDEVFPKDLLIPLRRHMANPKASSSTDFWLNRELRKYDASLNGLKAIYLNELTIGTVFELRGRKFKKMQPRRTRILCEEINSGRHFLISGNAEVILSHQDET
- the der gene encoding ribosome biogenesis GTPase Der, producing the protein MANIVAIVGRPNVGKSTFFNRLVEQRKAIEDNESGVTRDRHYGHAQWGGKFFSVIDTGGYVTGSEDVFEAEIRKQVKLALEEASVILFVVDCIDGLTDLDKEFANELRGANKPIFIVANKADTQERSFMANEFYELGLGDGAVYPIAAASGSGTGDLLDELITNFDDEGIENPDEGIPKLAILGRPNVGKSSFLNALLGTERTIVTDEAGTTRDTINSHYTLYGKNFIISDTAGIRKKSRVKEDIEFYSVMRSLRTLEDSDVVIVMVDASRGLEAQDINLISLAIKNNKGVMIMVNKWDLIEKDHKTMNKFKDDMMEKLGENRWIPIIFTSMLTKQRIFQAIELAVQVYENKTRKIATSQLNDKMLPEIERYPPPAWKGKYIKIKYITQLPTKNPVFAFFCNLPQYLKAPYTRYLENRLREHFDFQGVPVKITYKKK
- the era gene encoding GTPase Era, whose amino-acid sequence is MTEKTHKAGFVNIIGKPNVGKSTLMNVLVGERLSIISSKAQTTRHRILGLINDADYQIVFSDTPGMLKPKYELHKSMMSFVNLSLEDADVIVFVTDLFETDNEIEEVIEKINASGVPVLLVINKIDLSKGNTLEEVTQYWTKRLKTDTVIPVSALENFNIERIMQEILDRLPVHPPYYDKEELTDRPERFFASEIIREKIFINYKKEIPYSTEVSIDQFTEDDKIIRVRAIIFVERSSQKGIIIGDKGKAIKNVGIQSREAMEAFFGKQVFLETHVKVEDDWRKNKNKLRKFGYDQ